Below is a genomic region from Salvelinus fontinalis isolate EN_2023a chromosome 2, ASM2944872v1, whole genome shotgun sequence.
ACCTTCAAAAACACATGGAGCAACTGCGAAAAGAAATGGCTGAGGATATACTAAAAATGTCTGGTATGTAATGACATTTAATTAAAACTGAATGTAAATTCTTTATTTGTATGTAGTTGTGTGGGACAGCCATATATCAGTTCATGCCTATGATTTCAGAGTTCAACAAAGCCAACAACTGCTTCATGTGTGCCACTGATAAAGAACCTGGATGTGGACCAAAGACTGACTGGGTTAGTAACTTTATTTAACATGTTTATAATCTTTTGACAACAGTGACGGCATGTAAGACAATTTATGATAAAACACAATGGATGGCTAATTTGTCATACTGCATTGATATTTGATATTATTTATAACGTGTTACACTTTGTTTTGTTTGAATGTTTTGCATGCCAACTGAGGTTCCATGTGCTGTGCCTAGGAATGAAGACAAAAGAGTTCAACAGAGTAAAGAACACAAACTGGAAGTGCAGTCTTTTTTGTTGAAAATGTATGCTATACCCCATCCACACTGAAGAGGCTCTGACATGTACATCAACCAGGGATAAAGAGAAAGTTAACACGGTGAAATGTTTCATACTTAATTGAAGTTAAGTGTCTGTTGACATGTTGGAAAAGATgaaaggtctacaatttgtttaatttgtcaatattatatttttattcattGATTTACTGGCCACCATTACTGTGGTTACATGTTCAGTATATGTATTGACCAACAAACCCACTGCAGCCTACCTCACTAGctcactctccatccctgctttggacaattaatagcatGACTCTCGTACTTTGCCCTTTTCCTTTATGGTCGATATTAACGATGAAAGgagatattatctgtctctctcctattgTGTACCGCTGTTAAATACTgtggaaaaataaaaaaaactgggaAATAAGTACTTAGAATCACCAATTATTGTAGATAAATATTAAAGaaaagggtaaacacaaaactgGACTGAACCCCCTAATTGTCAAACTAATATTCATGTACAACAATATAGAAGACCCATGACTAGAGGTTATGCAATATGGGTGTATATCCACTGCACGCTTCTTAGGTGTGTAAttgacatgaccaaggagctattgcaaATTTGAAACTATGAAAAATGTACTTTACACCGCGTGATTTTACagtacacaaacaagtgtgcaatatagaagggtagtcagcagacattaggtcacatgaccaaggagctattgaaattctacattttgaaaaaatcatgtaaaatcttgtgagataaaaaaaaaaaaaaagacaaactaaagggtgtgcaatgtgtagggccactgagtggacattctgaaccttgtttgaagtcgctaggtcacatgaccaaggaaaTATTGAAATTCTACATTTGGAAAAATTTGTGTAAAACCATGTGAGataaaaatggacaaactaaagggtgtgcaatgtgcgCGTCTATGCCATCGGGTTATCTACAaccagttttgaaagtgtttggagtaatggttaaagagctattgaaatttgaaaaatgtgatttgtcactatgttgacggtCTCTAATTGCTGTTGGTGGACGTAAGAAAAACTACAGGCGAATATCCGTCGAATATCCAACCTGAAACTGTCTTTATCTCGGTTATCtcggacccactggttgatgcgtATTTACAAAAAACTGTCTTTGGCCTCACTCCCCACTATCTgaaatatctactgcagccctcatcctccacatacacacaacacccgtcctgccagtcacattctgttaaaggtccccaaagcacactcATCCATGGgttgctcgtcttttcagttcgctgcagctaacttagcgactggaacgagctgcaacaaacactcaaactggacagttttatctaaacctcttaattcaaagactcaatcatggacactcgtattgacagttgtggctgctttgcgtgatttattgttgtctctaccttcttgccatttgtgctgttgtctgtgcccaaaaatggttgtaccatgttttgtgctgctaccatgctgtgttgtcaagcgttgctgccttgctatgttgttgtttaaggtctctctttatgtagtgttttgatgtgtgttttgtcctatatttattttttaaatgtttaatccCAGcctccgtccccgcaggaggcctttaggtaggccgtcattgtaaatacggatttgttcttaactggcttgtccagttgaaggttaaataaatacaaaataaacacaCCAATGATCGAGAGCGTAATGAATACGTCATCAATCTACGCCGGAAAAAACACAGTTGAGCGTCAAATCACATGTCTCAACCGCTGAAGTCCTGACTGAATGTTTATATTTCAATGAAATGTGGGCTGAAGGGTAAAATTATATTTTCAGAAAGATTATGCAAGGATTATCGATAAGTTTGCTGTCTTGTACGACGAGCAGAACTGACTTCCATTAAACCGAATGTTTAGTATGACTAAAGTGTCTCTACACTGTAAATCTATTGCATGGCTATTTGTGAGACACACATCTACGGGTCGCCTACAAAGCTTCGCATGCAGTGAACATCGTTTTCCCCGAACTATTTTCCCGTTTCTGCGGACAATGTCTACGAACACAACAGACAACCAACATCTGGGATCAAAGAAACCCAGAACACCCAAAGAAACATTGCGACATGTGAAGTCTAGAGAACAGAGGAAACGTGGAGTGGATGTGCATGGACCAGCCACTGTCTACGCGCAGGTCGTCGGGGCAGGGAGCCGAGATAATGGCGCATCACTTTATGTCTTCTCTGAGTTCAATAGGTAACTTAACCAGAGAACATGAGTGTCTGACAATTTGTTGTAACATTGCCAAATATATTTGTATTGTGGGTATCAGAAAGGCACTTGGCTGCAGCATATTTGTTTACCCTTTTTCCTCTGTGGAAGGTACCTATTCAACTGTGGTGAGGGAACACAGAGGCTGATGCAAGAGCACAAGTAAGTTGAATTGCCTCCTGTCAATGCCTCCTGTCAAATCTATAATTCAGTCTCGGCTCAATAAATCTCAATGTTCCTCTTGTCAGGTTGAAAGCTGCTCGCTTGGACAATATTTTCCTCACTAGAATGAGCTGGGAGAATGTTGGTGGTCTATCAGGTAAGTTGCTTGTTATTCTAGCCACTTGACATCAAGTCAGTTATCTGTCAACCAGGAAACACCTgtgcatagataatagacagaTCAAAGCTTATTGCATGATTAGCCTATGTCTCTGTACTGTCATGTGAAAAAGTAAGTACACCCCATGGAAAGTGGTCTTTTTGTTGTTTTTACATATTTGTGCACATATTTGAGCTAAATTCCAACCACATTCATTGATAAAGGTAACCCAATTTAACAAATcacaaaaaaaattatgtttgtCTGCAATGTTTGGCTAAAACAAAACACTGCCTTTGAAcagaagaacctcataccaactgtaaagcatggaggtggtggcaTTAtagtttggggctgctttgctaccTCAGGGCCTGGCCAGTTTGCCATTATTGAGTCAACCATGAATTCAATATTGTACCAGAAAATTATTGAGGAGAATGTGAGGCCATCTGTCAAAAAGCTGAAACTAAACCGAACATGGATCTTGTAACAGGACAATGATGCAAAACTACAACAGAATGGCTAAAAAATAAGAAATTGAGGGTATGGAATGGCCGAGTCAAAACCCAGATCTCAATTGTGTCAAAAAACAGTGGGGGGACTTGAAGCCGGCTGTACATTCAAAACAAGCCCTCATACATGACACAATTGAAGCAGTACTGTAAAGAGGAGTATGCAAACATTTTTCCCAGTGGATGTAAGAGACATAGACAATTGCAAGAAACGGCTACATGAAGTTATTTCAGCCAAAGGGGGCAACACCAGCTATTGAAGCTAGGAGTGTACTTATGTTTCCTGCACTATAGAATTGCATTTCTgtctatttaaaaaatatattttatgaatAAATGATTGCAAATTATAATCTTTCGGTGTCATTTGTTAAATTAGGTTACCtttatctgtcagtagtgttgaAGTGAAGATTACATAGCCATCTGTCCAAATATGTACAAAAAAAGACCACTTTCCATGGGGTGTACTTACTTTTTCACATGAGTGTAGATAGACATAGGTCAAAGCTTATTGCATGCTGAGCCTATGTCTCCGCGTATGTCCTTAGGTGTGATAAACTGTGTACTCTCTGGTTTAGGGATGATATTAACACTGAAAGACACTGGTGTCCCTGAGGTTGTTCTCTCTGGACCACCACAACTGGTGAGTGGACATTGTAGCAGTATAAAAGATTGTCTGTAATGTTTTTCTGGTATCCTGAGTCTAATATGTCATTGCATCCTCTTGATCTAGGAGAAATATGTGAATGCCATCAGAGTATTTTCTGGACCACTGGAAGAAATCAAGCTAGCTGTTCGACCATACACTGAGAAACAATACACAGATGACACGATGACAGTTAGTCAAATACCAATATTTGGTGAGTACTAGAAATCACCGTTGTCATTTTTTTTTAGCATTGTGTAATTTACTGTTACTCATACTCTTTATCTTAAAGCATATTAAGTTTATGACGGGTAAAATAGTGAATATTTGTGTTCTCATCCTGAAGAGTTGGTAGTTGACACTCTCTTAACCCCAATTATACCAGCCCAGATCAGAGAGGATGGGCCAAAGTGCTCCCCTAACTCAGGGAGGAGCAGCCCCTCCAGTAGTCCCCAGAGGAGGGAGCTGTGGAGGCCGGAAGACTCTGAGGACACCAGCACAGAcagcaggaaggagagagcaaCCAGCCCAGGTAAGACTAGGAGCTTGTGGGCTCGGAAGCCCAAGCTGCACATGCTCTGACTGTTAGAAAGCATTGGGACGTTCTCAGGAAGATGATAAAAAGAGGTGAAGTATGGTGGAGTCTAGATGGAAACTAGGGACGTTTATCAAACCAATCAAGTATTTTGCAAGGATGGAGCTCCAAACAGGTTGTGTTTCAGAAAATGTTTCTGACTTGCAAAAAGCTAGCTAGCATAAGATACAAAACAGGCTGCTAAAACGTTGTACGACACAGTAGGAAAAGAGATATTGACGAACAAAACAaggaaaatcaaaaaagaaaCACAAGGAAATGCCTCTCCTGAAGGAAAATATAATTTATACTCCGAGCCAATCAAATGCAAGTGTTAACCCAGGCAGTGCTCCCATTCAAACTCAAAATTCAATACTAAACTTCTCCAGACTTCTAATAGTCAAGTCAACGGGAAGAGATTGGGAAGGATACGAGACTAAAGGAGCATGCGGTGCTATCAGAggcatcagtgccctagttcaagGATGTTGAGCTCCAAAGGGCACCAATTCTCACATTGCATTTTCGTCTCAGGTGGAAAAGCAAGAGCAACAAGGGATCCGTCTTTAGTTGTGGCATTCGTTTGTAAGGTAAGAAACACAATCTCATTGTCTGTGACATACTGAATTATTGCATTTTGATGCAATTTATGTCAAATTTTGTCTTTGACTTGCAGCTTCATCCTAAGAAGGGGAACTTCTTGGTTGCTCAAGCAAAAAACCTTGGATTACCAGTGTAAGTTGTTTTTTCAATACAAATTCAGTTTTTCCTGCTCAACAAACTTGAGCCGATAATTACTTTTTTGATGTACTTTCTCCACAGAGGCACTGCAGCTATTGGTCCTCTCATTGCAGCTCTGAAGGATGGGAAAAGTGTTACCTACGAAGGAAGAGAGGTACTTCAATTATATTTGGTTGATTGTTAGGGCTCTGTAATTTTGGATTAGCTATTGTAAATGTTGGATCCATTTCGTCCTGTTGTCTGATGATATCCTGATGGTTGTCCTACAGATCCATCCTGAGGAGGTGTGCACTCCCACTGATccaggaccagccttcattgTTGTGGAGTGTCCCTCTGAGGAGTTTGTTCAACCAATCTGCATCCATCAGCAGCTGAGCAGGTAATGGCCTGAGTGAAGTTGGCCAAATGTATCAAAGGCTGCTTATGCATCCTGCGTCATTACTCCTTAGGTCTTTAGGAGATTGTAGTTAAGTTCTGAGTTATTTGTCTCATCTGCAGATACCAACGTGGAGGAACAGAGGACCCTGCTGCCTTAGTAGTCCACATGAGCCCTGAGTCTGTGCTGAAAACAGATGAATACAAGCAATGGATGGAAAGGTACAAAATCAGCCATATATAATACTCAATTTCAGACTGTTTCCATATTCTGAAATTCACTTGTCTCTCTAGTCTGTTGGTCTTTCTACATGTTTAATGTTTTTGTATTTTAGGTTTCCATCTACCACGGAGCACCTGATCCTGAATGAGCAAGTTTGCACTGTTCACAACGTCAGGAGCCACAAGATTCAAACTCAGCTCAATCTGATTCATCCAGAGATATTTCCAGAGCTCCAGCACTATAAAACAGGGGTAAGTTGTGAAGTGCTAGAACTTTAATTATTCACCATTGTAACCTGCTGTTACACAGAGATAAGCGTGTTCATTTGGAAACCTTTTGTAGCTTGCGTTGTATTGTGCTAATCTCTTTCTACTCTTGTTTTTGTAAAAACCTCTGTTGTTGATCTTCAAGGAGACCCAGGCTGCCCTGCATGTCCCCAATGTCAGAGCCGAGTGTCTTCTGAAGTTCCAGCTCAGACCCAAGATTGAATGGCAAAGGTGAGTATGTCCTTCAGGCCACAATTTACCAGACATTAGTCTCCACTTATGAAGGACTGCTTTGTCAAAGAAAACCATTTCAGATGAAACACTACTTTCAAGTGTGGCTTACTATTTCTTCTATGATCTTATAGATGCCAACACTGTCAAAGTCAAATGAGAGCGTCGCTGCTACTCTCAGCACTATGTGATGAGTGGTGTGTGCTCTCTACTGTTTCTTATTCATCAGAGATGCCATCCCCACTTGTGACACTGAAGAGTTTGTGAAAGAGGCTGCGGAGGCACCTAACTTCCTTCAAGAAGTGGAGGAGTGCAAGCGGTTCCGTGCGACTGATGCTGCAGTGCTGTCTGGTGAGCCCTGCTCTGATACAGGTCAGGCTAGAAGCCCAAGGGGAGATGTTACATTGCTCAGTCCAAAGCTCCATCAATCCCTCTTTACTCCTCTTGAATGGAGTTGCAAACATTTCATTCTGGCCATTTAAGAAAGTAACAGAGTTTAGTTTCTTGTAGTCCTTTTGTCTGATAGAATATCATACTTTTACGTCTGAAATTTCAGTGGCATAGCAACATTTTGTGTTGTATCGTATGACAATGTGTTTCTTGCAGGGCGAGCAGAAAAATACCCAGAGGTGGTCTTTTTAGGAACTGGATCGGCTCTTCCTATGAAGATCAGGAACGTTAGTGGCAACTTGGTCAACATCAGGTAATGGCCCTCAGTTAGACTCGAGTTACTTTAAAAAATCCTTAAAGATATGTCTGCGTGAGGTAGCCAGTAtaaatgtctgtctctctctgtgtttatgcTATATCCCATCTCCTTCAGTGCCACTCAGTCAGTGCTGCTGGACTGTGGAGAGGGCACCTTTGGCCAGCTGTGCCGACACTATGGGGACCGTGTGGACGAGACACTGGCAAAGATCTCAACCGTCTTCATCTCTCACATGCACGCGGACCATCACACAGTAAGGATTATTCTTCCTATAAATATTTGTTTATTACAGAGTTATTGCATATATTCTGGCATAAAGTCATTTCAAATCATTTTTAAAGAATATTACTATATTTTGCAGGGATTGTTGAGTTTGCTGTTTCAAAGAGAGAGAGCCTTGGTCAGTAAAGAGTTTCCCCTTTTCACATTTTAAGATGAGTCCTGTTTAATTCATGCAAAATGGAACACTTTCATGAATGTATGTCCTTATCTCTTTACTGTTCAGGCAACTCTTGGGAAAGCCTTCAGCCCCATCTATCTGATAGCACCTGTCCAGATGATGACCTGGCTCAACCAGTACCACGACCACTGTGAGGAGATCCTCAGCCATGTCAAGTATGTCAGGAAAGACACGTCTTACTCTGTTGAATTGATGCTTTCAAACCTGATGATATGATGTCCATCGTCTCTAATATTGATGTATTCTTGACTATGTTTCAGCATTGTCCCTAGCAAAGTCATGTGTGAGGGGGCTGAGGTGTCCACGTTCAAAACCAAGGCATTCATCCAAGCACTGCTGAAGAAATCTGATTTAGCAAAGGTATGTGGAGACTTAAACAGGCTGCTTCGTGGTTCAATAAGACTCATAACACTCTTGTTAGGTTCAACAACTTTATTGAGGCTATCGTCAAAGCTTAAATACATATATTCTGTTTCTCTCATAGTTCCAGACTTGTCCGGTGCGTCACTGTAAGAATGCCTTTGCCTGCAGCATCACTCATCAGTCTGGCTGGCAGCTGGTCTTCTCTGGGGACACAATGCCCTGCGATGCCCTCGCACATATGGGTCAGTACCAACAGTTCTCAACCCCAATTGTGATGTTTGTACAGATCCCAGAATTTGTGTGATGTGAAAAGATTTTACACACTCTCTATGAACCACACTTGTGACGTCCGGATCAAATGGTAAATACTCACCAATGCCATTTGATCTGCCGTTACGTGAATTCCAGAGCCATACTCAAATTCTGGACCCAGAGTGTATCCTGTAACTTCTACACAGTTGCTGGTGGTATGATATACATATAGATCACCGTTAAtggactagacatctacagtAGCCAGTCTGATCTGAACCTATCATCCATGCTCTATGCTGTCTGGCATCATTTACCAGATATTGCTTAATGCTATCGATCGGTTCCAAAGTTCGCTATGAATCACAAGGTCTCCCACATAGTTCCTGTGGGATCCCACTTCATTGTCTCTTTTTAAATTGTTCGACTGGATGTGATCCAGCTGAAGACTCCCTATATCCCATGCCTGTCCAGCTGAGAGAGCCTGGCTATATCCCATGCCTGTTCATTATAGAGGCCTGGGTGTGCCAGACAAGCAGGGCTGGCTGATGGTTTATTACACAGAGCTGTGTGATTGATTTCctctgggagaggaagagaggctggAAGTGCTGTGCCATGCAGCAGTCGTGTGATTCATGTTTGTCATTGTGTTTTCAAAGGAAAGAATGCAACTTTACTTATTCATGAAGCCACATTGGAAGATGGATTGGAGGACGAGGCTGTGGAGAAGAGACATAGGTTAGTAGATGGATCTAGTATGGTGCTTCTCTTCAGAGGTGTCCTTCGTTATTCTATTAGAAAACTATCTTTCTTGGGCTGGATTCAATCAATATCGCGGAAGATCCGCCTAAAAACATTTCCGATTGAGTcgacatatgcagtgtttaccatgaatgcagttTCCACAAACGAGAagacattgcctttacatttcaatcGAGCCACAATGCATATCTTCCGTGATACTTCTGTGATACTGATTGAGTCCAGCCCTAAGTGTGAAAATATGACATGCATTGAAGGAGGTAAACAGAAGTAGACTAGTGCCATTTTTCAGCTGACAAAGAAACTCAAGGAGCTTTTGAGAAGTCAGTCATTTTTAGAGGGCATTGTAACTGGCTACATTCTTCTCTGAGATTGCCATTGATTTTTGGAACTGTATTGGAGGTAATGAAGGCACTTCTGCCTTCCAGCTGGAATTTCAGTGACTTTGGTTAAAGAGCTCCATCTCGCATTGAAAACAACTTGAAAGTCATTGAGTTGAACTGAACAAACTCTGTATAGCTTACCATGGGGTTAAGTCTGGTAATTACTGTTAGAATAGTAGCAGAGTAGCATCATGCTTCTCTGCTTGCCTCCCAAAATGACAGTACCACCTCCCAGGCCATCGGTATTGGCATGAAGATGAATGCTGAGTTCATCATGCTGAACCACTTCAGCCAGCGCTATGCCAAGATCCCCCTCTTCAGTGAGGACTTCAACGACAGAGTGGGAATATCTTTTGACCACATGAGGGTAAGTGGGTGGTGAAGGGTGCACTTTAGTCCACTTGTTATGCATAGCAACATTGAAATGTTTATGTGGGTTCTGCACATCTGAAATGTACTTTTCCACTGGATATGTGTAGCCTCAGAATGAATTAGGACCATGATTCACTACAGACAATGCCCCTAGTCCAGGTAGAATACTCTGGGACAACTTCAGTTTAAATCTAGAGGTACCATTTTAAGGTAACGTTCAGAATGTGTTAGACTCCCATCAGAGATACATCTCCAGCTGCCTCCGAGGAGGCTGGGTATGTTGAAAGACCTCCTCTGAGTGATCTCTCTTCCCTGTCTCCTCAGATTCGGTTTGGAGACTTTAGAATCCTCCCCAGACTCATCCCGCCCCTCAAAGCCCTGTTTGCCGAGGagattggagagatggaggagaggagagggaggagggagcttAAACAGATGAAAGGAGTCATTGCTGAAAGCAACGAAGAGCAGAGGACACCCAATGAAGGCGAGACAGGCAAAGGTGCCAAACGAGAGCCAGAGGAACCAACACAGGACGTGGGAAGTAAGAGACTCAAAACAAACTAAGACCCTGACCATAGCTTTGGGTTACACCAGAGATTAGTGGAAATCAAATGACTGTTATTTTACTGAGTTTGCtttatttacatttatttttatgagAAACTTGCATGAGGGATGCTCTGTAAAATAAGAGATTTTAATTTGGCTGGACTGGCTGCCTTCATCGCTTGTGAATAAAGAATTTCTGTTTTTCCTGTCATTACCATTGCTGTGTATATAAAACATGTAATTAACATAGTCTTTGATTTTGCATTTAAAAAGTAAAGCAATGTCAATCATGCTCCATGGTATTGGCCTGTTGTTTTCTAGCAACATATTGTGAACAACTCATACATCCTTTATGTCTTATTAAACAAGTTAAACTACACCCTTAAAAGTTGCATCCGAACAAATTAATTTAGTGAAGTTGTCACACATGGATGAGTCGTATTACATTGGACTGATAGTCATACATAATAGTCATACAGCACCATGGTCACTCGTTGCTTAACAGTTATTGGCAAAGGTTGAGGTTGCATTTCGTCATAGATGATGGTCTAGGAGTGCTGTGTGATGGTATGAATATCATATAAAGCTTCACGGACCAGATTAACTGTTTTTTTCCTTTTTGTAAATCATttatatgaaatacaaaatgTGCCATTGTTCTAGCCCTGAAACATGAATAATTCAACAGTGATATCTGTCAACACTCCTGATCTTTCAGTGAGACAAAACCCCCAAAGCACTGTGCTAGCAGCATGCTCTCTCTGTGTGACAACTCTGTTTTGATGTAATATTTATTGCAGTAATCAGAATAAAGTTAGGACACCTTATATACCAATTAATGGGGCTACTGCAACTTTACCCGCAGGTGGAGTTTGCAGCTGACAGTTCACTTTAAATGGATCcctatcagaggaggctggtggaaggagctatAGGAGAACAGGGTCgtcgtaatggctggaatggaatggttTCAAACACATCAAATATATGGAAACATCATGTTTGGAAACCACATGAAAAcacgtttgactccattccaaaaatgtcattccagccattacaatgagcctgtcctcctatagctcctccaccTGTTGCCTCTGATCCCTACAGTATGTACAAAGAATGATGGATAACTGAGTGCCTGTATCACAGCTCTTTGTCTACACCAGAGAGCACAGTAGCCTATAGTGTGATGCAGTACTGTCCCTCCACATGGTGGCTGTATCGAGCTGTCATTGTTTTATTATTCTATAGATGGGCCAGCAATGACCTTCTGGAAGCTGTCTGAGAGAGGAAGGGCCACAGCCTCACCACCTTCCATTTCAAAGACTGTTTACTGGCCAGTCTCTCAAATGACATGAAGTGTTGACTGTAATCCACTCTAGATGAGATCATTTGCCTTCACTAAATGCAtcaactaaatcaaatcaaattttattagtcacatgcgcctaatacaacaggtgtagaccttacagtgaaatgcttacttacaagcccctaaccaacagtgcagttaaaaaaatatggataagaataagagataaaagtaacaagtaattaaagagcagcagtaaaaaaataacaatatatacaggggggtggcggtacatagtcaatgtgcgggggcaccagttagttgaggtagtatgtacatgtaggtagagttaattaaagtgactatgcatagatgacaacagagagtggcagtggtgtggagaggggagggggggggggatgtgaatagtctgggtagccatttgacaagatgttcaggagtcttatggcttgcgggtataagctgtttagaagcctcttggacctagacttggtgctccggtaccgtttgccgtgtggtagcagagagaacagtctatgactagggtggctggagtctttgacaatttttagggccttcctctgataccgcctggtataaaggtcctggatgacagggagcttggccccagtgatgtactgggccatttgcactaccctctgtagtgccttgtggtcggaggccgagcagttgccataccaggcagtgatgcaaccagtcaggatgctctcaatggtgcagctgtagaaccttttgaggatctgaggacccatattaaatgttttcagtctcctgagggggaataggttttgttgtgcccgcttcacgactgccatggtgtgtttggaccgtgttagtttgttggtgatgtggaccccaaggaacttgaagctgtcaacctgctccactgcagcctcgtcgatgagaatgggagcgtgctcggtcctctttttcctgtagtccacaaccatctcctttgtctgatcacgttgagggagagcttgtaatcctggcaccacacggccaggtgtcTGACCTCTCTATAGGCTATCTCGTTGttttcggtgatcaggcctaccactgttgtgtcataagcaaatttaatgatggtgttgcagtcgtgcctggccgtgcagtcatgagtgagtGAGGAATGTATATGCTCTCTTGGagcagcaggtagcttagtggttagagcgtttggccagtaattgaaaggttgctggatcgaatcctgagctgacaaggtaaaaatatgtcgttctgcccctgaacaaggcagtcccATAAGTCTTACCTCGTCAGCTCAGCCACTGTATCCcggtagactgtcattgtaaataagaatttgttcttaactgactaggtTCAAATAAAATTCCTGTTTTCTGTTAGACTTGCTTGTCTGATAACTATTGTAAACAGTAGTGTAATGCTGGAGTTTTCTGTCCCAGCTCTTTGGTGTGAATATGTTCACAGAATTGACTGAGGTTGAATTTGCATTGGTTTACTAAAACCCCTACAGAGAACAGCTGAGGCCAGTCGTGATCCTCTGTCCAGTGCTGGCCACTTTGTCTGCATGTCCCTTGGGTAACATTTGCATTTCAATTGGGTATTGATCTTTCCACATTGATCATTCTCCACCTAGAGGACTAG
It encodes:
- the LOC129825259 gene encoding zinc phosphodiesterase ELAC protein 2-like; translated protein: MFSMTKVSLHCKSIAWLFVRHTSTGRLQSFACSEHRFPRTIFPFLRTMSTNTTDNQHLGSKKPRTPKETLRHVKSREQRKRGVDVHGPATVYAQVVGAGSRDNGASLYVFSEFNRYLFNCGEGTQRLMQEHKLKAARLDNIFLTRMSWENVGGLSGMILTLKDTGVPEVVLSGPPQLEKYVNAIRVFSGPLEEIKLAVRPYTEKQYTDDTMTVSQIPIFAQIREDGPKCSPNSGRSSPSSSPQRRELWRPEDSEDTSTDSRKERATSPGGKARATRDPSLVVAFVCKLHPKKGNFLVAQAKNLGLPVGTAAIGPLIAALKDGKSVTYEGREIHPEEVCTPTDPGPAFIVVECPSEEFVQPICIHQQLSRYQRGGTEDPAALVVHMSPESVLKTDEYKQWMERFPSTTEHLILNEQVCTVHNVRSHKIQTQLNLIHPEIFPELQHYKTGETQAALHVPNVRAECLLKFQLRPKIEWQRDAIPTCDTEEFVKEAAEAPNFLQEVEECKRFRATDAAVLSGRAEKYPEVVFLGTGSALPMKIRNVSGNLVNISATQSVLLDCGEGTFGQLCRHYGDRVDETLAKISTVFISHMHADHHTGLLSLLFQRERALATLGKAFSPIYLIAPVQMMTWLNQYHDHCEEILSHVNIVPSKVMCEGAEVSTFKTKAFIQALLKKSDLAKFQTCPVRHCKNAFACSITHQSGWQLVFSGDTMPCDALAHMGKNATLLIHEATLEDGLEDEAVEKRHSTTSQAIGIGMKMNAEFIMLNHFSQRYAKIPLFSEDFNDRVGISFDHMRIRFGDFRILPRLIPPLKALFAEEIGEMEERRGRRELKQMKGVIAESNEEQRTPNEGETGKGAKREPEEPTQDVGSKRLKTN